A window of Polaribacter litorisediminis contains these coding sequences:
- a CDS encoding ATP-binding protein — protein MLFNQIIGQEHIKKHLQTSAENGRIPHAQLFVGKEGCGTLPMAIAYAQFLLCNFSDNKEACTIKCGKLQHPDLHFAFPVTTNDAVKKNAVSNLFIEDWRSFIASQPYGSLFNWLQHIGVENKQGLIGVDEAEAVVKKLKLKSYEGGFKVMIIWMAEKMNISAANKLLKLIEEPPQKTVFLLITENEEQIINTITSRCQALHFPVLSEQDIANSLSVNYQVADNEAAKIAHQAEGNFNKALHLLQNDGNDLVFEKWFVDWIRTAFRAKGNPAVVQQLISWSDTIAKTGRETQKQFLEYCLQFFRQALLLNYKSDQLVFMNSKSGFDLSKFAPFVHSGNILDIEKELNEAMYHIERNGNSKIILLDLSMKLTRFLHKKEEKV, from the coding sequence ATGCTTTTCAACCAGATTATAGGTCAAGAACATATTAAAAAACATTTGCAGACTTCTGCTGAAAATGGCAGAATTCCGCATGCCCAATTATTTGTTGGTAAAGAAGGTTGCGGTACGTTGCCCATGGCAATAGCGTATGCACAATTTTTATTGTGTAATTTTTCTGACAATAAAGAGGCTTGTACTATAAAGTGTGGTAAATTACAGCATCCAGATTTGCATTTTGCCTTTCCTGTTACAACAAATGATGCTGTGAAAAAAAATGCAGTAAGTAATTTGTTTATAGAAGATTGGCGCTCGTTTATTGCCTCCCAACCTTACGGAAGTTTATTTAATTGGTTGCAACATATTGGCGTAGAAAATAAACAAGGTTTAATTGGTGTTGATGAAGCGGAAGCCGTTGTAAAAAAGTTAAAATTAAAAAGTTACGAAGGTGGTTTTAAGGTGATGATTATTTGGATGGCAGAAAAAATGAACATTTCTGCGGCTAATAAATTATTAAAACTCATAGAAGAGCCTCCGCAAAAAACGGTTTTCTTGCTGATTACAGAAAATGAAGAGCAGATTATAAACACCATTACATCGAGATGTCAAGCGTTACATTTTCCTGTTTTAAGTGAGCAAGATATTGCTAATTCTTTAAGTGTAAACTATCAGGTTGCAGATAATGAAGCGGCGAAAATTGCGCATCAAGCAGAAGGAAATTTTAACAAAGCCCTTCATTTATTGCAAAATGACGGAAATGATTTGGTTTTTGAAAAATGGTTTGTTGATTGGATTAGAACTGCGTTTAGAGCCAAAGGAAACCCTGCAGTAGTGCAACAATTAATTTCTTGGTCTGATACGATTGCAAAAACAGGAAGAGAAACACAAAAACAATTTTTAGAATATTGCTTACAATTTTTTAGACAAGCACTTTTGTTAAACTATAAGTCTGATCAGTTGGTTTTTATGAATTCAAAATCGGGTTTTGATTTATCAAAATTCGCTCCATTTGTACATTCAGGAAATATTTTAGATATCGAAAAAGAACTCAATGAGGCAATGTATCATATTGAAAGAAATGGAAATTCAAAAATTATTTTGTTAGATCTTTCTATGAAATTAACTCGATTTTTACACAAAAAAGAAGAGAAGGTTTAG
- a CDS encoding riboflavin synthase: protein MFTGIIETLGSVKNIVKEQENVHLTIKSDITNALKIDQSVAHNGVCLTVVDIKNDEYTVTAIKETLDKSNIGKLKLDHIVNLERAMKLGDRLDGHIVQGHVDETGVCIGIKDENGSTLCTFKYISNQNNITIEKGSITVNGVSLTVVNSKKDEFSVAIIPYTWQHTTFKTLQINDVVNLEFDVIGKYVARLTAYNN, encoded by the coding sequence ATGTTTACAGGAATTATAGAAACACTTGGATCAGTAAAAAATATTGTAAAAGAGCAAGAAAATGTTCATTTAACAATAAAAAGTGATATTACAAATGCATTAAAAATAGATCAGAGTGTTGCACATAACGGTGTATGTTTAACGGTTGTTGATATTAAAAATGATGAATATACCGTAACGGCTATTAAAGAAACTTTGGATAAAAGCAATATTGGAAAACTGAAACTAGATCACATCGTGAATCTAGAACGCGCCATGAAATTAGGAGACCGATTAGACGGACATATAGTGCAAGGCCACGTAGATGAAACGGGGGTTTGTATAGGCATAAAAGATGAAAACGGAAGTACATTGTGCACTTTTAAATATATTTCTAACCAAAACAACATCACCATAGAAAAAGGTTCTATTACAGTAAATGGTGTTAGTTTAACGGTTGTGAATTCTAAAAAGGACGAATTTAGTGTTGCAATTATTCCCTATACTTGGCAACATACCACTTTTAAAACCTTACAAATTAATGATGTTGTAAATTTAGAGTTTGATGTAATTGGAAAATATGTTGCTAGATTAACAGCTTACAATAACTAA
- the pdxA gene encoding 4-hydroxythreonine-4-phosphate dehydrogenase PdxA produces MDKSEKIIVGISIGDLNGIGIEVILKTFEDKRMLEFCTPVLFGTTKTISYHKKALGIEIPVHGITSITQINHSKINILNIWKEEVAIELGKATKISGDYAAKSLASAVKHLKEDAIDVLITAPINKENIQSDTFNFPGHTEYLEANLEGKSLMILMTDQLRIGLITGHIPIAKVAESITPEVIKSKVETMYTSLKQDFGIDKPKIAVLSLNPHCGDKGVIGEEDDKIIRPTIEEIKETGKLVFGPYAADGFFGSETYKQFDGVLASYHDQGLAPFKALSFGKGVNFTAGLDHIRTSPDHGTGYDIAGKNLANPSSFKEALFTALKIFNTRNEYKELTKNPLVVK; encoded by the coding sequence ATGGATAAATCTGAGAAAATAATTGTAGGAATTTCAATAGGAGATTTAAACGGAATTGGTATTGAAGTAATTTTAAAAACTTTTGAAGATAAAAGAATGTTAGAGTTTTGTACTCCAGTGTTGTTTGGAACAACAAAAACCATTTCTTATCATAAAAAAGCATTGGGAATAGAAATTCCTGTGCACGGAATTACATCCATAACGCAAATAAATCACTCAAAAATTAATATTTTAAATATTTGGAAAGAAGAGGTTGCTATAGAATTAGGAAAAGCGACTAAAATTTCTGGAGACTATGCCGCAAAATCGTTAGCTTCTGCAGTAAAGCATTTAAAGGAAGATGCCATTGATGTTTTAATTACTGCGCCTATCAACAAAGAAAATATACAATCGGATACTTTTAATTTTCCGGGCCATACAGAATATTTAGAAGCCAATTTAGAAGGTAAAAGTTTAATGATTTTAATGACAGATCAATTAAGAATTGGTTTAATTACGGGTCATATTCCTATTGCCAAGGTTGCCGAATCGATTACTCCAGAAGTTATTAAGAGTAAAGTTGAAACGATGTATACCTCTTTAAAACAAGATTTCGGAATCGATAAACCAAAAATTGCGGTCTTGTCTTTAAATCCGCATTGCGGAGATAAAGGAGTTATTGGAGAGGAAGATGATAAAATAATACGACCAACTATTGAAGAAATTAAGGAGACTGGCAAGCTGGTTTTTGGTCCTTATGCAGCCGATGGCTTTTTTGGTTCTGAAACTTACAAGCAATTTGATGGTGTTTTAGCAAGCTATCACGATCAAGGTTTAGCGCCTTTTAAAGCGTTGTCTTTTGGTAAAGGAGTAAATTTTACGGCAGGTTTAGATCATATTAGAACTTCACCAGATCATGGTACAGGCTATGATATTGCTGGTAAAAATCTAGCAAATCCCTCTTCATTTAAAGAGGCTTTATTCACGGCATTAAAGATTTTTAACACGAGAAATGAATATAAAGAATTGACAAAAAACCCGTTGGTTGTAAAATAA
- a CDS encoding YceD family protein, producing MKDLKQFNIPFVGLKEGSHVFSYTIENTFFEAFNFDEFTSSSIKVLLTFVKKSTLFELVFTAEGSVEVPCDVTNELYHQEIISELPLVVKFGPEYNDDNEEILILPHEAYEMNVAQFIYEMIILAVPNKRVHPKVLDGTMKSEALNKLRELEIKKVKTVETTDPRWDKLKNLITEKKT from the coding sequence ATGAAAGACTTGAAACAATTCAACATACCGTTTGTAGGATTAAAAGAAGGAAGTCATGTATTTAGTTATACTATTGAGAATACGTTCTTTGAAGCTTTTAATTTTGATGAATTTACCAGTTCATCAATAAAAGTTTTATTAACATTTGTAAAAAAAAGCACATTATTTGAGCTAGTTTTTACGGCAGAGGGTTCGGTTGAAGTTCCTTGTGATGTAACAAATGAGTTATATCACCAAGAAATAATATCTGAATTGCCTTTAGTTGTAAAGTTTGGTCCAGAATATAATGATGATAATGAAGAAATTTTAATACTTCCTCATGAAGCTTATGAAATGAATGTTGCACAGTTTATTTATGAAATGATAATTTTAGCAGTTCCTAACAAAAGAGTACATCCTAAAGTTTTAGATGGTACAATGAAATCTGAAGCATTAAATAAATTGAGAGAATTAGAGATAAAGAAAGTAAAAACTGTAGAAACTACAGACCCAAGATGGGATAAATTAAAGAATTTAATAACAGAAAAAAAGACATAA
- the rpmF gene encoding 50S ribosomal protein L32: MAHPKRKISKTRRDKRRTHYKASYQQIATDPTTGESHLYHRAHWHEGKLYYRGQIVLESASAEA, encoded by the coding sequence ATGGCGCATCCTAAAAGAAAAATATCCAAAACAAGAAGAGATAAAAGGAGAACACATTATAAAGCATCGTATCAACAGATTGCTACAGACCCAACAACTGGTGAATCTCACTTATACCACAGAGCTCACTGGCACGAAGGAAAATTATATTACAGAGGTCAAATTGTTTTAGAATCTGCATCAGCAGAAGCTTAA
- a CDS encoding beta-ketoacyl-ACP synthase III, with protein MTKISAAITAVGKYVPDYILTNKELESYVDTNDEWITTRTGIKERRILKGEGLGTSFMAIKAAEDLLERSNSKSEDIDLVIVATATPDLPVASTAAYVASQIGAVNAFSYDLQAACSSFLFGMSTAASYIESGRYKKVLLIGADKMSSIIDYKDRATCIIFGDGAGAALFEPNNEGLGLQDEYLRSDGIGRDFLRIEAGGSIMPPTIETVQQKKHFVYQEGKTVFKYAVSNMADVSEKMLTRNNLTEVDIQWLVPHQANKRIIEATAKRVGVNDDKVMMNIQKYGNTTSATLPLLLSDYENQLKKGDNLIFAAFGGGFTWGAIYLKWAYNSKK; from the coding sequence ATGACAAAAATCTCTGCAGCAATTACGGCAGTAGGAAAATATGTTCCTGATTACATCTTAACGAATAAGGAATTAGAATCCTATGTAGATACAAATGATGAATGGATTACTACTAGAACAGGGATTAAGGAGCGAAGAATTCTTAAAGGAGAAGGTTTAGGTACTTCTTTTATGGCTATAAAAGCAGCCGAAGATTTATTAGAAAGATCAAACTCAAAATCAGAAGATATAGATTTGGTAATTGTTGCTACGGCAACTCCAGATTTACCAGTTGCATCAACAGCAGCTTATGTAGCTTCACAAATTGGTGCTGTCAATGCATTTTCTTATGATTTGCAAGCAGCGTGTTCTAGTTTTTTATTCGGAATGTCTACAGCAGCTAGTTATATAGAGTCTGGTAGATACAAAAAAGTACTTTTAATTGGCGCCGATAAGATGTCTTCTATTATAGATTATAAAGACAGAGCAACTTGTATTATTTTTGGTGATGGTGCAGGAGCTGCATTATTTGAGCCAAACAATGAAGGTTTGGGGCTGCAAGATGAGTATTTAAGAAGTGATGGTATAGGAAGAGATTTTTTGAGAATTGAAGCAGGTGGTTCTATAATGCCACCGACAATAGAAACTGTGCAACAGAAAAAACATTTCGTATATCAAGAAGGAAAAACGGTTTTTAAATATGCAGTATCTAATATGGCAGATGTTTCAGAAAAAATGTTAACAAGAAATAATCTTACTGAAGTAGATATTCAATGGTTAGTGCCACATCAAGCAAATAAAAGAATTATTGAAGCAACAGCAAAAAGAGTTGGGGTTAACGATGATAAAGTAATGATGAATATTCAAAAATATGGAAATACAACATCTGCCACGTTACCACTTTTATTATCCGATTATGAAAATCAACTTAAAAAAGGAGATAACTTAATTTTTGCAGCATTTGGTGGAGGTTTTACTTGGGGCGCTATTTATTTAAAATGGGCATATAATTCAAAAAAATAA
- the accB gene encoding acetyl-CoA carboxylase biotin carboxyl carrier protein: MDIKEIQNLIKFVAKSGASEVKLEMEDIKITIKTGSGKTETTIVQAAPMSNMPQSAPAPVVQQVAETPAPAKAAESEDSKYITVKSPIIGTFYRKPAPDKPNFVEVGTDISIGDTVCVIEAMKLFNEIESEVSGKIVKVLVDDSSPVEFDQPLFLVDPS; encoded by the coding sequence ATGGATATTAAGGAGATTCAAAATCTTATAAAATTTGTAGCTAAATCTGGCGCTAGCGAGGTAAAGTTAGAAATGGAAGATATAAAGATTACAATTAAAACAGGTTCAGGAAAAACTGAAACAACAATTGTACAAGCTGCACCTATGAGCAATATGCCACAATCGGCTCCAGCTCCTGTTGTGCAGCAGGTTGCCGAAACACCAGCTCCTGCAAAAGCAGCAGAAAGCGAGGACTCCAAATACATTACAGTTAAATCGCCCATAATTGGTACTTTTTATAGAAAACCAGCTCCAGACAAACCTAATTTTGTGGAAGTTGGTACAGATATTAGTATTGGAGATACGGTTTGTGTTATCGAAGCAATGAAATTATTCAATGAAATTGAATCTGAAGTTTCGGGTAAAATTGTAAAAGTTTTAGTAGACGATTCTTCTCCGGTAGAGTTCGATCAGCCTTTATTTTTAGTAGATCCATCTTAA
- the accC gene encoding acetyl-CoA carboxylase biotin carboxylase subunit translates to MFKKILIANRGEIALRVIRTCKEMGIKTVAVYSTADAESLHVRFADEAVCIGPPSSAESYLKMSNIISAAEITNADAIHPGYGFLSENAKFSNLCEEHNIKFIGATGSMIDQMGDKANAKSTMKKAGVPCVPGSEGVITDFQECEKLAKETGYPVMLKASAGGGGKGMRAVWKAEDLKDAWDSARQESKAAFGNNDMYMEKLIEEPRHIEIQIVGDSYGKACHLSERDCSVQRRHQKLTEETPSPFMTDELRENMGNAAVKAAEFIKYEGAGTVEFLVDKHRNFYFMEMNTRIQVEHPITEEVVNYDLIREQILVAAGVPISGKNYYPQLHSIECRINAEDPHNNFRPAPGRITTFHAPGGHGVRMDTHVYAGYMIPPNYDSMIAKLIVTAQTREEAINKMKRALDEFVIEGVKTTIPFHRQLMEHPDYVAGNYTTKFMEDFEMKA, encoded by the coding sequence ATGTTTAAAAAAATATTAATTGCCAATAGAGGTGAAATTGCACTGCGTGTCATAAGAACTTGCAAGGAAATGGGCATAAAAACTGTAGCAGTCTATTCTACGGCGGATGCAGAAAGTTTACATGTTAGATTTGCCGATGAAGCTGTTTGTATTGGACCACCGTCAAGCGCGGAATCTTACCTTAAAATGTCTAATATTATATCTGCGGCAGAAATTACAAATGCAGATGCCATACATCCCGGATATGGTTTTTTATCAGAAAACGCAAAATTTTCGAATTTGTGCGAAGAGCATAACATTAAATTTATTGGGGCTACAGGTAGTATGATTGATCAAATGGGAGACAAAGCAAATGCTAAATCAACCATGAAAAAAGCAGGTGTACCTTGTGTACCTGGTTCTGAAGGGGTTATTACTGATTTTCAAGAGTGTGAAAAACTAGCAAAAGAAACGGGTTACCCTGTTATGTTAAAAGCTTCTGCTGGAGGTGGCGGTAAAGGAATGCGCGCAGTTTGGAAAGCTGAAGATTTAAAAGATGCTTGGGATTCTGCAAGACAAGAAAGTAAAGCTGCTTTTGGGAACAATGATATGTATATGGAAAAACTCATTGAAGAGCCAAGACATATCGAAATTCAGATTGTAGGAGATTCTTATGGAAAAGCCTGCCATTTATCAGAAAGAGACTGTTCTGTGCAAAGACGTCATCAAAAGTTAACAGAAGAAACTCCTTCTCCTTTTATGACGGATGAATTGAGAGAAAATATGGGTAATGCAGCAGTAAAAGCCGCTGAATTTATAAAATATGAAGGTGCAGGAACGGTAGAGTTTTTGGTTGATAAACATAGAAATTTCTACTTTATGGAGATGAATACTCGTATTCAAGTAGAGCACCCTATTACGGAAGAAGTTGTAAATTATGATTTAATCCGCGAGCAAATTTTAGTAGCAGCTGGGGTACCTATTTCTGGAAAAAACTACTATCCGCAACTACATTCTATAGAATGTAGAATTAATGCAGAAGATCCTCATAACAATTTTAGACCAGCACCAGGAAGAATAACCACCTTTCATGCTCCTGGAGGTCATGGAGTTAGAATGGATACACACGTGTATGCAGGATATATGATTCCGCCAAATTATGATTCTATGATTGCAAAATTAATTGTTACTGCTCAGACTAGAGAAGAAGCAATTAATAAAATGAAAAGAGCTTTAGATGAGTTTGTTATCGAAGGGGTTAAAACGACCATACCTTTTCACAGACAATTAATGGAACATCCAGACTATGTGGCCGGAAACTATACCACTAAATTTATGGAAGATTTTGAAATGAAAGCATAA
- a CDS encoding Lrp/AsnC ligand binding domain-containing protein: MKIDGIDKIIIKRLVKDARTPVLSIAREVGISGAAIHQRLRKLEKSELIDGYRMVLNPKSLGYTTTAFVGVFLDSSSLYSSAVKRLKEIPEVVESHYTTGNYAIFIKILCKNNEDLMHLLNKDIQNIKGVSRTETFISLDQQIDRQISI, from the coding sequence ATGAAAATTGACGGAATTGATAAAATTATTATTAAAAGATTAGTAAAAGATGCAAGAACACCTGTATTAAGTATTGCTAGAGAGGTTGGTATTTCTGGCGCAGCTATACATCAAAGATTAAGAAAATTAGAAAAATCTGAACTTATTGATGGGTATAGAATGGTGTTAAACCCAAAGTCTTTAGGGTATACAACGACAGCTTTTGTAGGGGTTTTTTTAGATTCATCGAGTTTGTATTCATCTGCGGTTAAAAGACTAAAAGAAATTCCAGAAGTTGTAGAAAGTCATTATACAACAGGAAATTATGCTATTTTTATAAAGATATTGTGTAAAAACAATGAAGATTTAATGCATCTTTTAAACAAAGATATTCAAAATATAAAAGGAGTCTCTAGAACTGAAACCTTTATCTCTTTAGATCAACAGATTGATAGACAGATTAGTATTTAG
- a CDS encoding Hpt domain-containing protein, translating into MEQPNLSFIKELSGDDADFEKSMLDIIKIEFPEEVQLFKHNFQLKNYVEASYNVHKIKHKIGLLGMQEGAATASEFELALKMGNTKLHAVFLKVIDKIHVYLFK; encoded by the coding sequence ATGGAGCAGCCCAACTTATCTTTTATAAAAGAATTATCAGGAGATGATGCTGATTTTGAAAAAAGTATGCTAGACATCATTAAAATAGAATTTCCTGAAGAGGTTCAGCTTTTCAAACATAATTTTCAATTAAAAAACTATGTTGAGGCTTCTTATAATGTGCATAAAATAAAACATAAAATTGGTTTATTAGGAATGCAGGAAGGGGCAGCAACAGCTTCTGAATTTGAACTTGCTTTAAAAATGGGAAACACTAAATTACATGCTGTTTTTTTAAAAGTTATTGATAAAATTCATGTATATTTATTTAAGTAA
- a CDS encoding LytR/AlgR family response regulator transcription factor gives MNCIIVDDDATARLIIKQLCSKSEQVQVLEEFSSAIEAIKYLNTTEVDLVYLDIHMPTFSGFDFIKTLKKLPKIILTTSDKNLALKAFEYKGVVDYLVKPISKNRFQQSLEKLAALSPQTALSSEEKMSSEFLFVNVDKRLVKIIISDIYIIEAKGDYINIKTEHKNYLVHSSLKKINDKLPSTLFFKVHRSFIINTAKIIDIEDNTVLIKKEVIPVSRSNKGELMKKLNLL, from the coding sequence ATGAATTGTATTATTGTAGACGATGATGCTACTGCCAGGTTAATTATCAAGCAACTTTGCTCAAAATCAGAACAAGTGCAGGTGTTAGAAGAATTTTCTTCTGCCATAGAAGCTATAAAATATCTAAATACTACCGAAGTAGATTTGGTCTATTTAGATATTCATATGCCAACCTTTTCGGGCTTTGATTTTATTAAAACCTTAAAAAAATTACCGAAAATTATTTTAACGACTTCGGATAAAAATTTAGCCTTAAAAGCATTTGAATATAAAGGAGTGGTAGATTATTTAGTAAAACCGATATCCAAAAACCGATTTCAGCAATCGTTAGAAAAATTAGCTGCTCTCTCACCCCAAACAGCACTGAGTTCCGAAGAAAAAATGAGCTCTGAATTCTTATTTGTAAATGTTGATAAAAGGCTTGTAAAAATCATAATATCAGATATTTATATTATTGAGGCAAAAGGTGATTACATAAATATAAAAACTGAACATAAAAACTACCTTGTACATTCTAGTTTAAAAAAAATTAATGATAAATTACCATCAACGTTATTTTTTAAGGTGCATAGATCTTTTATTATCAATACCGCAAAAATTATAGATATAGAAGATAATACAGTTTTAATTAAGAAAGAAGTAATCCCAGTAAGTAGATCAAATAAAGGTGAACTAATGAAAAAATTGAACTTACTGTAA
- the hflX gene encoding GTPase HflX — protein MIEQKEATSEKTVLIGVITQQQDETQSEEYLDELEFLTETAGGVVVKRFVQKMEKPHPKTFLGTGKLEDVKAYIDSHDIGTAIFDDELSPAQLRNIEKILDCKILDRTNLILDIFAQRAQTSSAKTQVELAQHQYLLPRLTRLWTHLDKQKGGIGMRGPGETEIETDRRIINDRIVLLKNKLKTIDKQMAVQRKNRGRMVRVALVGYTNVGKSTLMNVISKSDVFAENKLFATLDTTVRKVVIKNIPFLMTDTVGFIRKLPTQLVESFKSTLDELLEADLLLHVVDISHPNFEDHIASVNTILNDIKCGDKPTIMVFNKIDAYKHETIEEDDLVTEKGKEHYTLQDWEKTWMNDYDVDSIFISALNKENLEDFKEKTYQEVKKIHIQRFPYNDFLYHEYKEEDQ, from the coding sequence ATGATAGAACAAAAAGAAGCCACTTCAGAAAAGACTGTTTTAATAGGTGTTATTACGCAACAGCAAGATGAAACTCAATCTGAAGAATATTTAGATGAACTCGAGTTTTTAACCGAAACGGCGGGAGGCGTTGTTGTAAAACGTTTTGTACAAAAAATGGAAAAACCGCACCCTAAAACTTTTTTAGGTACTGGTAAATTAGAAGATGTAAAAGCATACATAGATTCTCATGATATAGGAACTGCAATTTTTGATGACGAATTATCACCGGCGCAACTTCGAAACATAGAAAAGATTTTAGATTGTAAAATTTTAGACAGAACTAATTTAATACTAGATATTTTTGCACAAAGAGCCCAAACAAGTTCAGCCAAAACGCAGGTAGAATTAGCGCAACATCAATATTTATTGCCACGTTTAACGAGACTCTGGACTCACCTAGATAAACAAAAGGGAGGTATTGGAATGCGAGGGCCTGGGGAGACAGAAATAGAGACCGATAGGCGTATTATTAATGATCGAATTGTACTTTTAAAAAATAAATTAAAAACAATTGATAAGCAAATGGCCGTTCAGCGAAAAAATCGCGGTAGAATGGTACGTGTTGCTTTGGTAGGATATACAAACGTTGGTAAATCTACCTTGATGAATGTCATTAGTAAGAGTGATGTTTTTGCCGAAAACAAGCTTTTTGCAACTTTAGACACTACGGTTAGAAAAGTTGTTATTAAGAACATTCCATTTTTAATGACAGACACCGTTGGGTTTATTAGAAAATTACCTACACAACTGGTAGAATCTTTTAAATCTACTTTAGATGAGTTGCTTGAAGCAGACTTATTGTTGCATGTTGTAGATATTTCACATCCTAATTTTGAAGATCATATAGCATCTGTCAATACTATTTTAAATGATATTAAATGTGGGGATAAACCAACAATAATGGTTTTTAATAAGATTGATGCCTACAAGCATGAAACTATTGAAGAGGATGATCTAGTTACTGAAAAAGGAAAAGAACACTACACTCTGCAAGATTGGGAAAAAACTTGGATGAATGATTATGATGTGGACTCGATTTTTATTTCTGCTTTAAACAAAGAAAATTTAGAAGATTTTAAAGAAAAAACATATCAAGAGGTAAAGAAAATTCATATTCAACGTTTTCCATATAATGATTTTTTATACCATGAATATAAGGAAGAGGATCAGTAA